A window of Candidatus Glassbacteria bacterium genomic DNA:
GGCCTCGATCAGCGCTACCGGCAGCGAGACCTGCTTCAGCAGCGCCTCGCGCCGCCAGACATACAGCCCGAGATGAATCCACCAGGGGTGTTCCCCGCCCGTGCCCACATTTTTCAGCAGGCCCCCGTCGCGGCAAAACGGCGCCTGCCCCCTGCTGAATGTTATCACTCTCCCGCCCGCGCCCATCACGACCTTTACCGCGTTCGGATCGTCAATTTCCCCGACGGTCCGGGCCGGACGGACCAGGGTGGTGCAGCCGGCCGATGGCGTGGCGTGGATCAACTCCACGGCCAGGTCAATCGGTTCAGGTTCGAGCAGGGGCTCATCACCCTGGATATTGAGCACTAGCGGAAACCCGGGCAGCTCACGGGCGACAATGGCTATCCGGTCGGTGCCGGTGGGCGTGTCAGCCGGGGTCATCACCACTTCGCCGCCGAACTCCCGCACGCAACCGGCGATCCGCTCATCGTCAGTGGCGACC
This region includes:
- the kdsB gene encoding 3-deoxy-manno-octulosonate cytidylyltransferase, with the protein product MVVILLSEFTAGRAGKYIYPDQAVKSTRSTREKTLPPQKDKVLGVIPARWASSRFPGKALAMIAGRPMIERVWRQAARCATLDQIVVATDDERIAGCVREFGGEVVMTPADTPTGTDRIAIVARELPGFPLVLNIQGDEPLLEPEPIDLAVELIHATPSAGCTTLVRPARTVGEIDDPNAVKVVMGAGGRVITFSRGQAPFCRDGGLLKNVGTGGEHPWWIHLGLYVWRREALLKQVSLPVALIEASEGLEQLRSIHAGTEFYAAQIEATASIAVDLPRDVAEVERTMRELGLD